Proteins from a genomic interval of Macaca mulatta isolate MMU2019108-1 chromosome 18, T2T-MMU8v2.0, whole genome shotgun sequence:
- the MPPE1 gene encoding metallophosphoesterase 1 isoform X4, protein MAMIEVGFERQNFYPLKRKSALLLKLIAVVFAVLLFCEFLIYYLAIFQCNWPEVKTTAYDGEQASHEPVLKAMFLADTHLLGEFLGHWLDKLRREWQMERAFQTALWLLQPEVVFILGDVFDEGKWSTPEAWADDVERFQKMFRHPSHVQLKVVAGNHDIGFHYEMNTYKVERFEKVFSSERLFSWKGINFVMVNSVALNGDGCGICSEAEAELIEVSHRLNCSREARGSRRCGPGPLLPVSAPVLLQHYPLYRRSDANCSGDDAAPPEERNIPFKENYDVLSREASQKLLWWLQPRLVLSGHTHSACEVHHGGRVPEFSVPSFSWRNRNNPSFIMGSITPTDYALSKCYLPREDVVLVIYCGAVGFLVVLTLSHLGLLASPFLSGLNLLRKRKTR, encoded by the exons ATGGCTATGATCGAAGTGGGATTTGAAAGACAGAATTTTTATCCGTTAAAGAGGAAGAGTGCATTGCTGTTGAAACTCATAGCTGTTGTCTTTGCTGTGCTtctattttgtgaatttttaatcTATTACTTAGCGATCTTTCAGTGTAATTGGCCTGAAGTGAAAACCACAGCCTATGATGGTGAACAGGCCTCACATGAGCCTGTGCTCAAAGCCATGTTTTTGGCTGACACCCATTTGCTTGGGGAATTCTTAGGCCACTGGCTGGACAAATTACGAAG GGAATGGCAGATGGAGAGAGCCTTCCAGACAGCTCTGTGGTTGCTGCAGCCGGAAGTCGTCTTCATCCTGGGGGATGTCTTTGATGAAGGGAAGTGGAGCACCCCTGAG gCCTGGGCGGATGATGTGGAGCGGTTTCAGAAAATGTTCAGACACCCGAGTCATGTACAGCTGAAGGTAGTTGCTGGAAACCATGACATTGGCTTCCATTATGA GATGAACACATACAAAGTGGAACGCTTCGAGAAAGTGTTCAGCTCTGAAAGACTGTTTTCTTGGAAAGGCATTAA cttcgTGATGGTCAACAGCGTGGCGCTGAACGGGGACGGCTGTGGCATCTGCTCTGAAGCAGAGGCAGAGCTCATTGAAGTTTCTCACAGACTGAACTGCTCCCGAGAG GCACGTGGCTCCCGCCGGTGTGGACCTGGGCCTCTGCTGCCCGTGTCTGCCCCCGTCCTCCTGCAG CATTATCCTCTGTATCGGAGAAGTGATGCTAACTGTTCTGGGGACGATGCTGCTCCTCCCGAGGAAAGGAACATCCCATTTAAGGAGAACTATGACGTGCTTTCACGGGAGGCATCACAGAAG CTGCTGTGGTGGCTCCAGCCGCGCCTGGTTCTCAGTGGCCACACGCACAGCGCCTGCGAGGTGCACCACGGGGGCCGAGTCCCCGAGTTCAGCGTCCCGTCTTTCAGTTGGAGGAACAGAAACAACCCCAGTTTCATCATG GGCAGCATCACGCCCACAGACTACGCCCTCTCCAAGTGCTACCTCCCACGTGAGGACGTGGTTTTGGTCATCTACTGTGGAGCGGTGGGCTTCCTTGTGGTCCTCACACTCTCTCACTTGGGGCTTTTAGCCTCaccttttctttctggtttgaaCTTGCTCAGAAAGCGTAAGACAAGATGA
- the MPPE1 gene encoding metallophosphoesterase 1 isoform X3: MAMIEVGFERQNFYPLKRKSALLLKLIAVVFAVLLFCEFLIYYLAIFQCNWPEVKTTAYDGEQASHEPVLKAMFLADTHLLGEFLGHWLDKLRREWQMERAFQTALWLLQPEVVFILGDVFDEGKWSTPEAWADDVERFQKMFRHPSHVQLKVVAGNHDIGFHYEMNTYKVERFEKVFSSERLFSWKGINFVMVNSVALNGDGCGICSEAEAELIEVSHRLNCSREQARGSRRCGPGPLLPVSAPVLLQHYPLYRRSDANCSGDDAAPPEERNIPFKENYDVLSREASQKLLWWLQPRLVLSGHTHSACEVHHGGRVPEFSVPSFSWRNRNNPSFIMGSITPTDYALSKCYLPREDVVLVIYCGAVGFLVVLTLSHLGLLASPFLSGLNLLRKRKTR; this comes from the exons ATGGCTATGATCGAAGTGGGATTTGAAAGACAGAATTTTTATCCGTTAAAGAGGAAGAGTGCATTGCTGTTGAAACTCATAGCTGTTGTCTTTGCTGTGCTtctattttgtgaatttttaatcTATTACTTAGCGATCTTTCAGTGTAATTGGCCTGAAGTGAAAACCACAGCCTATGATGGTGAACAGGCCTCACATGAGCCTGTGCTCAAAGCCATGTTTTTGGCTGACACCCATTTGCTTGGGGAATTCTTAGGCCACTGGCTGGACAAATTACGAAG GGAATGGCAGATGGAGAGAGCCTTCCAGACAGCTCTGTGGTTGCTGCAGCCGGAAGTCGTCTTCATCCTGGGGGATGTCTTTGATGAAGGGAAGTGGAGCACCCCTGAG gCCTGGGCGGATGATGTGGAGCGGTTTCAGAAAATGTTCAGACACCCGAGTCATGTACAGCTGAAGGTAGTTGCTGGAAACCATGACATTGGCTTCCATTATGA GATGAACACATACAAAGTGGAACGCTTCGAGAAAGTGTTCAGCTCTGAAAGACTGTTTTCTTGGAAAGGCATTAA cttcgTGATGGTCAACAGCGTGGCGCTGAACGGGGACGGCTGTGGCATCTGCTCTGAAGCAGAGGCAGAGCTCATTGAAGTTTCTCACAGACTGAACTGCTCCCGAGAG CAGGCACGTGGCTCCCGCCGGTGTGGACCTGGGCCTCTGCTGCCCGTGTCTGCCCCCGTCCTCCTGCAG CATTATCCTCTGTATCGGAGAAGTGATGCTAACTGTTCTGGGGACGATGCTGCTCCTCCCGAGGAAAGGAACATCCCATTTAAGGAGAACTATGACGTGCTTTCACGGGAGGCATCACAGAAG CTGCTGTGGTGGCTCCAGCCGCGCCTGGTTCTCAGTGGCCACACGCACAGCGCCTGCGAGGTGCACCACGGGGGCCGAGTCCCCGAGTTCAGCGTCCCGTCTTTCAGTTGGAGGAACAGAAACAACCCCAGTTTCATCATG GGCAGCATCACGCCCACAGACTACGCCCTCTCCAAGTGCTACCTCCCACGTGAGGACGTGGTTTTGGTCATCTACTGTGGAGCGGTGGGCTTCCTTGTGGTCCTCACACTCTCTCACTTGGGGCTTTTAGCCTCaccttttctttctggtttgaaCTTGCTCAGAAAGCGTAAGACAAGATGA
- the MPPE1 gene encoding metallophosphoesterase 1 isoform X2 — translation MAMIEVGFERQNFYPLKRKSALLLKLIAVVFAVLLFCEFLIYYLAIFQCNWPEVKTTAYDGEQASHEPVLKAMFLADTHLLGEFLGHWLDKLRREWQMERAFQTALWLLQPEVVFILGDVFDEGKWSTPEAWADDVERFQKMFRHPSHVQLKVVAGNHDIGFHYEMNTYKVERFEKVFSSERLFSWKGINFVMVNSVALNGDGCGICSEAEAELIEVSHRLNCSREARGSRRCGPGPLLPVSAPVLLQHYPLYRRSDANCSGDDAAPPEERNIPFKENYDVLSREASQKVCQGVMMLIHVAVRLSSPCMSASRAPRLEQLLWWLQPRLVLSGHTHSACEVHHGGRVPEFSVPSFSWRNRNNPSFIMGSITPTDYALSKCYLPREDVVLVIYCGAVGFLVVLTLSHLGLLASPFLSGLNLLRKRKTR, via the exons ATGGCTATGATCGAAGTGGGATTTGAAAGACAGAATTTTTATCCGTTAAAGAGGAAGAGTGCATTGCTGTTGAAACTCATAGCTGTTGTCTTTGCTGTGCTtctattttgtgaatttttaatcTATTACTTAGCGATCTTTCAGTGTAATTGGCCTGAAGTGAAAACCACAGCCTATGATGGTGAACAGGCCTCACATGAGCCTGTGCTCAAAGCCATGTTTTTGGCTGACACCCATTTGCTTGGGGAATTCTTAGGCCACTGGCTGGACAAATTACGAAG GGAATGGCAGATGGAGAGAGCCTTCCAGACAGCTCTGTGGTTGCTGCAGCCGGAAGTCGTCTTCATCCTGGGGGATGTCTTTGATGAAGGGAAGTGGAGCACCCCTGAG gCCTGGGCGGATGATGTGGAGCGGTTTCAGAAAATGTTCAGACACCCGAGTCATGTACAGCTGAAGGTAGTTGCTGGAAACCATGACATTGGCTTCCATTATGA GATGAACACATACAAAGTGGAACGCTTCGAGAAAGTGTTCAGCTCTGAAAGACTGTTTTCTTGGAAAGGCATTAA cttcgTGATGGTCAACAGCGTGGCGCTGAACGGGGACGGCTGTGGCATCTGCTCTGAAGCAGAGGCAGAGCTCATTGAAGTTTCTCACAGACTGAACTGCTCCCGAGAG GCACGTGGCTCCCGCCGGTGTGGACCTGGGCCTCTGCTGCCCGTGTCTGCCCCCGTCCTCCTGCAG CATTATCCTCTGTATCGGAGAAGTGATGCTAACTGTTCTGGGGACGATGCTGCTCCTCCCGAGGAAAGGAACATCCCATTTAAGGAGAACTATGACGTGCTTTCACGGGAGGCATCACAGAAGGTTTGCCAGGGTGTCATGATGTTAATTCATGTCGCAGTGCGACTCTCGTCACCTTGCATGTCAGCAAGCAGAGCGCCCAGGCTAGAGCAG CTGCTGTGGTGGCTCCAGCCGCGCCTGGTTCTCAGTGGCCACACGCACAGCGCCTGCGAGGTGCACCACGGGGGCCGAGTCCCCGAGTTCAGCGTCCCGTCTTTCAGTTGGAGGAACAGAAACAACCCCAGTTTCATCATG GGCAGCATCACGCCCACAGACTACGCCCTCTCCAAGTGCTACCTCCCACGTGAGGACGTGGTTTTGGTCATCTACTGTGGAGCGGTGGGCTTCCTTGTGGTCCTCACACTCTCTCACTTGGGGCTTTTAGCCTCaccttttctttctggtttgaaCTTGCTCAGAAAGCGTAAGACAAGATGA
- the MPPE1 gene encoding metallophosphoesterase 1 isoform X1 — MAMIEVGFERQNFYPLKRKSALLLKLIAVVFAVLLFCEFLIYYLAIFQCNWPEVKTTAYDGEQASHEPVLKAMFLADTHLLGEFLGHWLDKLRREWQMERAFQTALWLLQPEVVFILGDVFDEGKWSTPEAWADDVERFQKMFRHPSHVQLKVVAGNHDIGFHYEMNTYKVERFEKVFSSERLFSWKGINFVMVNSVALNGDGCGICSEAEAELIEVSHRLNCSREQARGSRRCGPGPLLPVSAPVLLQHYPLYRRSDANCSGDDAAPPEERNIPFKENYDVLSREASQKVCQGVMMLIHVAVRLSSPCMSASRAPRLEQLLWWLQPRLVLSGHTHSACEVHHGGRVPEFSVPSFSWRNRNNPSFIMGSITPTDYALSKCYLPREDVVLVIYCGAVGFLVVLTLSHLGLLASPFLSGLNLLRKRKTR, encoded by the exons ATGGCTATGATCGAAGTGGGATTTGAAAGACAGAATTTTTATCCGTTAAAGAGGAAGAGTGCATTGCTGTTGAAACTCATAGCTGTTGTCTTTGCTGTGCTtctattttgtgaatttttaatcTATTACTTAGCGATCTTTCAGTGTAATTGGCCTGAAGTGAAAACCACAGCCTATGATGGTGAACAGGCCTCACATGAGCCTGTGCTCAAAGCCATGTTTTTGGCTGACACCCATTTGCTTGGGGAATTCTTAGGCCACTGGCTGGACAAATTACGAAG GGAATGGCAGATGGAGAGAGCCTTCCAGACAGCTCTGTGGTTGCTGCAGCCGGAAGTCGTCTTCATCCTGGGGGATGTCTTTGATGAAGGGAAGTGGAGCACCCCTGAG gCCTGGGCGGATGATGTGGAGCGGTTTCAGAAAATGTTCAGACACCCGAGTCATGTACAGCTGAAGGTAGTTGCTGGAAACCATGACATTGGCTTCCATTATGA GATGAACACATACAAAGTGGAACGCTTCGAGAAAGTGTTCAGCTCTGAAAGACTGTTTTCTTGGAAAGGCATTAA cttcgTGATGGTCAACAGCGTGGCGCTGAACGGGGACGGCTGTGGCATCTGCTCTGAAGCAGAGGCAGAGCTCATTGAAGTTTCTCACAGACTGAACTGCTCCCGAGAG CAGGCACGTGGCTCCCGCCGGTGTGGACCTGGGCCTCTGCTGCCCGTGTCTGCCCCCGTCCTCCTGCAG CATTATCCTCTGTATCGGAGAAGTGATGCTAACTGTTCTGGGGACGATGCTGCTCCTCCCGAGGAAAGGAACATCCCATTTAAGGAGAACTATGACGTGCTTTCACGGGAGGCATCACAGAAGGTTTGCCAGGGTGTCATGATGTTAATTCATGTCGCAGTGCGACTCTCGTCACCTTGCATGTCAGCAAGCAGAGCGCCCAGGCTAGAGCAG CTGCTGTGGTGGCTCCAGCCGCGCCTGGTTCTCAGTGGCCACACGCACAGCGCCTGCGAGGTGCACCACGGGGGCCGAGTCCCCGAGTTCAGCGTCCCGTCTTTCAGTTGGAGGAACAGAAACAACCCCAGTTTCATCATG GGCAGCATCACGCCCACAGACTACGCCCTCTCCAAGTGCTACCTCCCACGTGAGGACGTGGTTTTGGTCATCTACTGTGGAGCGGTGGGCTTCCTTGTGGTCCTCACACTCTCTCACTTGGGGCTTTTAGCCTCaccttttctttctggtttgaaCTTGCTCAGAAAGCGTAAGACAAGATGA